GCCGTATCGGCCGAGACGCGCGGAGGGCCGGGCCGCCGTGGGACTGCGGTGGCCCGGCCCGGGAGGGCGGTACGACGGAACCCCCGGTCCGCCGTACGGTCCTCCGTCCCCGGGGCGGGATGTCAGGTCCCCGCCCCGGGGCGCTCGTCGCCCGTTACGGAGCGCTCAGGCCCAGCGTGTAGGCGCCGGAGCCGCTGTAGGCGTGCACGACGTAGCGGTAGTAGCCCGCGGTGCCGTAGTAGCTGGTGTCCTCGTCGGCGCCGGCGGTGCCGCCGACGGCCACGTCCGCCCAGCCCGAGCCGTTCCACTTCTGCAGGTAGAGGTCGAAGTCGGTGCCGGCCGGGCCGCGCAGGCAGCCGACGTGGGTGCCGGCGCTCGCCGCGTAGTAGTACGAGCCGTCCGGCTGGGCGGCCGCCTGGCCGGAGGCCAGCGTGCCCCGGTAGGTGTGCTCGGCGCCGTCGCAGCCGGTCGGCGGCGTCGTGGAGCCGACCGTCAGCTGGTAGGTGACGGTGTGGGTGGCGGAGCCCGTGCCGGTGACGGTGATCGGGTAGGTGCCGTTCGGGGTGCCGGCGCCGACCTTGACGGTCATCGTGCTGGAGCCGCCGGAGGTCACCGAGGAGGGGCTGAAGGAGACCGTGACCCCGCTGGGGGCGCCGCTCGCCGAGAGCTGGACGGTCTGCGCGGAGCCGCCGGTGGTGGTGGTGTTCACGGTCGAGGTGACCTGGGTGTCCGGCTGGGCCGAGCCCGAGGACGGGTTCAGGGAGAGCGAGAAGTCGGGGGTCGAGGTGCCGCCGCAGTCGGTCTCGCCGGACTGGGCGGGCACGCCGATCGCGTTCCAGGCCGCCTTCACCGCGTTGCACTCGGTGGCGCCGTAGGTGTTCTTGGCAGTGGTGAGGGTGGCGCGGCGGGCCGCGGGGTGGTTCCAGGAGGACGTCTTCATCAGCAGCGCGCCCATGAAGATCTTGCCGGCCTTCTGGATGCCGATGCCGGTGACGGAGGACGGACCGCCGGAACATATGGGGCTGTTCGGCTTGCCGCCGCCCGGGTTGGAGCCCTCGGCGAGCAGGTAGAACCAGTGGTTCTGCGGGCCGGCCGCGGCGTGCACCTCGGTGCCGGAGGTCAGCTGGGTGTAGCAGTTGGGGTCGTTGTTGATGAGGGACGGGTGGTACATGTTACGGATCGGCTGGTTGTTGCCGGTGAAGTTGAGCTCCTCGCCGACCGTGTAGTCCGGGGTGTCGTTCGGGTTGTTCGCGTAGTGCTCGGTGAGCGCGCCGAAGATGTCGCCGGTGGACTCGTTCATGCCGCCGTTCTCGTTGGACGAGCCGGCCGAGCCCGGGGTGCGGTCGAAGATCTCGTGGCCGTACTCGTGGGCCACGACGTCGATGCCGGTGAGCTGGTTGGTGCCGTTCTGGTTGCGCCCGTAGGTGGTCTTCGTGCCGTCGTAGTAGGCGTTGACCTGGGTGAGTCCGGCGCGGGCCGGGACCATGCCGCCCTGGCCGTTGATGCCGTTGTAGCCGAACCACTCCTTGAGCATGTCGGACTCGCGCTGGGCGGCGTACATGATGTCGACGCAGGCGGTCACGAGGTCGTTGGCGCCGCCGTTGCCCCACGGGGAGGAGCCGGTGTACGCGCTGCCGTTCTGGCCGCCGCACTTGAAGGCGCCGCGGCTGGTGTCGGTCATGGAGGTCGCGGCGGTGTCGATGGTGACGTTGCCGTTGTGGTAGCCGCGGCCCTCGGCGTGCCGGACCTTGTCGGTGGCCTGCGCGACCGTGCCGGTGCGGGCGTCGACGTAGGTGTCGAGCGAGCTGGGCAGGCCCTTGGCGGTGGTGCCGACGACCAGGGTGTGCCAGGCGAGGACGGGCTTGCCGGCCTTGAGGAGCACGGTCAGTTCGGGGGCGCTCGCGCTCTCCACGGCGGTCAGCTGTCCGCGGGCGGTGGCGAGGGCGGCCTCGGCGGTCACCCTGGCGCTGGTCGACAGCTTCAGGGCGGGGGCGGCGGCGCCGGTGACGTCGCGGACCTTGCCGGTGGAGTCGGAGAGGACGACGGCGTCGCCGCCGCCGTGGACCGGGAGACCTTTGTACGTCCGCTGGTAGGCGGTGTAGTAGAGGCCGTTCGCCCACGGGGTGACGGCGGTCCTGACGAGGTCCTCGTCGGCGCCGTGCCGCAGCTCGTCGAGGCCGCTGGCGGCGGCGGTGTCCGCGGCGGCGAGCGCCAGGGACCTGCCGTGGCCCGGCGGGACCGGCTGCGCCTGGGGAGCGGCGGAGGCGGTCCCGGCGAGGACGGTGGCGAGGCTCGCCGAGAGGGCCAGGGCGGCCACGGCCGCCGTGAGTCTGGTGGGGTGCAACGTCGTGCTCCGTTCAGGGTGGGGGAGACGGATCGTCGCGCCGAGTATGGGCGTGAGCATGGCGAGTCAGGTACATCTCACCGGGCATAAGACGCGGGTTATGGTGCGCCCGCGCGGCGCTGCGTACGCTGCTGAAATGCAGCTGGAGTTGAGGCATCTCGAAGCCGTCTGCCGGATTGCGGAGGCGGGAAGTCTGGGCCGCGCGGCGCTCCGGCTCGGCATCTCGCAGCCGGCGCTCTCGGCCCAGTTGCGCCGGATCGAGCGGGTCGCGGGCGGGGAGCTGTTCCTGCGCGGGCGGCACGGCGTGGAGCCCACCCCGCTCGGCGAGTTCGTGCTCTCCAAGGCCCGGCTGGTGCTCGGCGAGATGGACGCGATCGCGGCCGGGGCGCGGGCCGTCGCCCCCGACACCCCGCTGCGGCTCGGCTGCATCCTGCTGGTCCTGGTCGACACGCTGCTCGGGCGGCTCGAACAGGTGCTGGCCGGGCGGGAGATCGCGGTCTCGGTGGAGCACTCGGCGACCACCCTGACCCGGCAGCTCGGCGCGGGCCGCTACGACGCGGTGCTGTACGGGGAGGTCAACGACCACGAGGTGCCGCTGCCGGAGGGGACGACGGCCCGGACGCTGATCCCCAGGGAGCCGTTCTGCGTCCGGCTCTCGGCGGAGCACCCGCTGGCCGAGAAGGAGCGGATCGCGCTGGCCGAGCTGGCGGGCGAGTCCTGGATGACGCTGGTGGAGGACGACGACGGCGGCCCGGAGGCGCTGGTCGCGGCCTGCGAGCGGGCCGGCTTCACCCCGTCGCTGCGGCACCGGGTCGCCGACCGGAAGATCCACTACGGCCTGATCGCCTCCGGCCGGGCGATCTCGCTGAGCCAGCCGACCGCCCCGGCCGCCGAGGGCACCGTGCTCCGCCCCCTGGAGGGCGACCCGGTGACCGGGCGCATCCGCCTCGCCTGGAACCGCTCGACGGTCGCCGCCCGGCACGCGGAACTCCTGTACCGGGCGGCGGCCGAGGCGTACCTGGCGAACGTCGCCAACAACCCCTTCCACCAGGAGTGGTGGTCCGCCCGCCCGGAACTCCACCCGATCCTGACACCCGAATGACCCCCGCCCCGACCCGGGACCGGTGCCGCGCGTGGCGGCCGTGGCACCGACCGTGCCGCACCGGGTCGGGACGGCCCGTGAACGGGAAGGCCGGGGGTCAGTCGTAGGTGAGGTCGGAAGCGGTGTAGCGGCAGGCGGTGGCGTCGGGGCCGGTGCCGAGCCGGGTGGGCTCCTTGCCGGTGTCGTTGCCGGTGAAGCGGGTGCAGGGCTTGATCTTCTTCTTGGTGTCGCCGTGCACGCGGACGTTCCGGAGCGACGCGGTGTCGCCGTAGTTGGCGTTGACGCCGACGATCGACGTGCCGGGGGCGGTGACGTCGACGTCGTTGACGATGATCGTGCGCTTGTACTGCTTCCTGCAGTTGCCGCAGGAGCGGACCAGCTTGCCGAAGTCGGAGACCTGGAACCTGGTCACCACGAGCTTGCCGGCGCCGTTGAACTGGAAGACCTTGTCGGAGGCGCCCCGCGCCCCGCCGCCGTACACCGCGTAGACGGCGTTGGCGGAGGTGCCCTTGAAGGTGGCGGCGTCCTCGCCGACGTCCTCCCACCAGACGTTCTGGAGGGTGCAGCTGCCGAGGCAGTGGACGCCGTCGGCGGCGGGGGTGCCGAGGACGACGTTCTTGAGGGTGGCGCCGTCCTCGATGACGAACAGCGGCCGCTGGCTCTCGTCCTGGCCGTCGGAGCCGAGGGCCCCGGTGCCGGAGAAGCGCTTCAGCTTGCCGTCGTAGGTGCCGGAGACCTCGATGGTCGCGGCGACCGGCTTGTCGCCCTTGGCGGCCGGCCAGGCGGGGACGGCGGCGGGGGCCGCGCCCGCCTGGGCGAGCAGGCTGGTGGTGACGAGGGCCGCGCCGGTGATGCCGACCGCGGCCAGACCGCCGGCGAGCGCCCTGCGGCGGCCCGTCCTGCGCTTGTGTGACGTCATGAGTGGTCTTTCCTGAGGGGGATGCGGTACACCCCCTGGTCGCCGCCCGGGGAGGAAAGGTTGCCGCCTTCCTGATCGTTCTCCTCGGCGTCCTCGGCCCGGTCGCCCTGCTCGCCGCGCAGGTCGCGGACCATCAGCGTGGCGCCGGCCACCGCGCCGGGCATCAGGAAGACCGCCACGAAGGGGACGAGGAAGGCGAGGGTGAGCGGGACGCCGAAGCCGAGGGCGACGCCGCGCCGGCCGCGCAGCAGCGTCAGGCGCTCCCTGAGCTCGACGCCCCGGCGCTGGAGGGCGACCGCGGTCAGTTCCTCGGCGAGGAAGAAGCCGGAGACGCAGAAGCCGAGGGCGGGCACGACGGTCTGGCCGACGACCGGGATGAAGCCGCAGGCGAAGAGCAGCACGCCGTAGAGGGCGACCCGGAGCACCACCCGCAGGCTGTCGCGGGCCGAGATCCACAGCTCGCGCCAGAGCGGGTGGCCGGACTCGGGGACGTCGCCGCCCTCGCTGCGGTCGACGTCCTCGGAGAGCGACTCGTAGAAGGGCTGGCCGATGAGGAGGGTGACGGCGGTGAAGGTGATGACGGCGAGGAAGAGGCCGAAGACGAAGACGAGCGCCGTCAGCGCGTTGCGGAAGAGGCCGAGCCACGGGGAGGACCAGTCGTCGGCGAACGGCGTCGCCCAGGCCACCAGGTCGTCCGCGCCGAACCCGAGGCCGACCAGGGCCCCGGCGTAGAGGACGAGGGTGACGAGCCCCGGCAGCAGTCCGAAGCCGAACTGCCGGCCGTGCCGTGCCACCCACTTCTGGCCCTGGACCAGATAACCGAAACCCACCCCGAAATCGCGCATGCGCGCAGCCTAACGGCGCCGGTCACGCGTGCGGGCCGCACCCCGGTCGGTCGGGGTGCGGCCCGCTACGTGCGGTGTGTCCGGCCGGATCGGGATCCGGATCAGACGGCGAGCTCGACCGTGATGTTGCCGCGGGTCGCCTTGGAGTACGGGCAGACCTGGTGGGCCTTCTCGATCAGGCTCTTGGCGGTCTCGGCGTCCACGTTCGGAAGGGAGGCCGAGATCTTGACGATGAGGCCGAAGCCGTCGTCGTTCTTGCCGATGCCGACCTCGGCGGTGACCGTCGAGCCGGAGATGTCCGCGTTCTCGTTCCGCGCGACGACGCCGAGGGCGCCCTGGAAGCAGGCGCTGTAGCCGGCCGCGAAGAGCTGCTCGGGGTTGGTGCCCTCGCCGGAGCCGCCCATGGCCTTGGGCGGGTTGACGACGACGTCGAGCTTGCCGTCGTCGGTGGCGACACGGCCGTCACGGCCGTTCTCCGCGGTGGCGACGGCGGTGTAGAGAACGTCGGAGTGCTGGATGGACATGCTGGTTCCGCTTTCTTCTCCCCGCCGCGACTCGCGCCCACGATCGCGGCGGCTGAGGGCAGACTACCGGTCCAGCGAGACGATCATCTTTCCGGTGTTGTCGCCGCGGAGCATGCCGAGGAAGGCGTCCACGCCGTTCTCGATCCCGGTGGCGAAGGTCTCGCGGTACTTCAGCTCGCCGGCGCGCAGCCGGCCGCCGACCTCCTCGACGAACTGCTGCTGGAGGCCGTAGTGGTCGCCGACCAGGACGCCCTGGAGGCGGAGCCGCTTGCCGATGATCATCGCCATGTTGCGCGGGCCGGGGACCGGCTCCGTGTCGTTGTACTGCGCGATCATGCCGCAGATGGCGGCGCGGCCGTGCACGTTGAGCGAGGAGATCGCGGCCTCCAGGTGCTCGCCGCCCACGTTGTCGAAGTAGACGTCGATGCCGTCCGGGGCGGCCTCGCGCAGCTGGTCCCGGACGGAGCGCCCGCTCTTGTAGTTGAAGGCGGCGTCGAAGCCGAGCTCCTCGACCAGCCACTTCACCTTCTCGTCGGAGCCGGCCGAGCCGATGACCCGGGAGGCGCCGTTGAGCTTGGCGAGCTGGCCGACCTGGCTGCCGACCGCGCCGGCCGCGCCGGAGACGAAGACGGCGTCGCCCGCCTTGAAGGAGGCGGTCTCGAAGAGGCCCGCGTAGGCGGTCAGGCCGGTCATGCCGAGCACGCCGAGGTACGTGGAGAGCGGGGCGAGCTCCGGGTCCACCTTGGTGGCGTGCTCGGCCGGGACGCCGGCGTACTCACGCCAGCCGAGGCCGTGCAGGACGTGGTCGCCCTCGGCGAAGCCCGCCGCGTTCGACGCCACGACCACGCCCACCGCGCCGCCGTCCATCGGGTGGTCCAGCTTGAACGGCGGGATGTAGGACTTCACGTCGTTCATCCGGCCGCGCATGTACGGGTCGACCGAGAAGTGGAGGTTCCGGACCAGGATCCGGCCCTCGGCGGGGGCCTCGACCGGGACCTCGCGCAGGGCGAAGTCGGCGGGGACGGGCCAGCCGTGCGGGCGGGCGACGAGGTGCCATTCACGGCTGGTGGCGGGCAGAGCGGTCATGGGGGGGACCTCCAGAAAAAAGCTTCACCTGATGAAACAACCATGCGCCTTGATATTTCATGTTGTCAAGCATCGGAGTAGGATGGGGCCCATGCCCACCTCACACACCGACCCCGTGACCCTCGAAGTCGTCGAGCTGATCGGCACGGTCGTGGCGCGCTACCACCAGGAGTACGAGGAGGCGGCCGCCGCCCACTCCCTCACCGGCGCGCAGGCCCGCGTCCTCGGGCTGCTCACCCTGGAGCCCACACCGATGCGGAAGATCGCCGAGAAGCTCAAGTGCGAGCCGTCCAACGTCACGGGGATCATCGACCGCCTGGAGTCCCGGGGCCTGGTCGAGCGGCGCCCCGACCCGGCCGACCGCCGGGTCAAGCTGGCCGCCCCCACGGACGAGGGCCGGGACACCGCCCGCCGGCTGCGCGAGTCCCTGCACTTCGCGCGCGAGCCGCTCGGCGAGCTGACCGTCGTGGAGCGCACCCTGCTGCGGGACCTGCTGCGCCGGATGCTCGGCGAGGACCCGGCCTGACGGCTTCCGCGACTCCCTAGACGCACCACCACAGGAACGGGGTGCAGGTCTCGGAGGGTTCCGGGGCCGGGGTCGTCGCGGGCGGCGTCGTGGCGCTCGCGGACGGGGAGGGGGTCGCGTCGCCCGAGGCGGGGGCGGTGGGCGAGCCCGAGGCGCTCGGCGTCGCACCCGACCCGTCGCCCTGCGGCTCCGGGGTGACCTCCGGCGCGGACGGCGCCGGGGAGGAGGGCGCGGCGGAGGTGGCGGCCGGACCCGCGGTCGCGCCGCCCGTACCCGTACCGGAGCCCGCACCCACTCCCGTACCGGATCCCTCGCCGGAGCCCGGCGCGGGCGTGACGCCCGTGCCGGACCCGCCGCCGGAGCCCGTGCTGATCCGGCGCGGGCGCCCGGTCGGCGTGGCCGGGCCCGCGGTGCTCTCGGCCGCCCGGTCGCCGCCCTCGCCGTCCCCGTCCGCGCGCTCGCCCGGATCACGGGTCGGCAGCGCGGGCGCCGGCGGGGTCTCGGTGACCTCCAGCTCCTCCACGGACAGCGCGGGCCCCGTGTCGTCCGGCTCCTCCAGCGCCGCCTTCGCCAGGCCCAGCGACCCCGCCGCGAGCACCAGCCCCAGCGTGCTCACCGCGACCGTCCGGCCCCGGCCGAACCTCCCCCGCTTCCGGCGCCGCGCCCCGGACCGGCCCGCCGCGCGCCCCTCGCTCCTCGGCGGCACCACCACGTCCAGCTCGTAGACGTGCTCGGGCGCGAGCGGCGCGCCGACGCCCGCGCCGGCTTCCGCGCCTGCTTCCGGCCCGACCTCCGGCCCGGTGTCCGGCCCGGGCTCCGGCGCGTACTCCGGCGCGTACTCCGGAACGACGGCGTGCCCGTACGGCTCGGCCTCGTACGCCGGGGCGACATGAGGCTGCCGCGGGTACGGCTCGGGTGCGTACGGCCGACCGGTCGGATACGGCTCGGGCGCCTCGACGCCCTCGTGAGGCGCGGAGTGAGGCAGGGCGTGGGGGGTGTCGTACCGCAGCCGCTCGACAGAGGTCCCGCACCCGGCACAGGCGAGGGCCCCGTTGAGATACCGCCGGCACGCGTGGCAGTAGTCCATGGGGCTCGCACGCTAGGACGAGCGGCCCGACCCCGGGGAGTCGAGGGTGTGAGGATCCTGTGAGGAAACCGCAGGTGAAGCCCGTGGCGCCGCGATTCTCCCGGTTCGCCACCCCTTCCCCCACGCCGCTCCGGAACCCCTCCCCCCGCCGGCCCGGCCGCCGTACCGCCGCCCCGCCCCCGGCCCCGGGCGGCGCAGCCCAGCGCGCGCGGCGGGCCCTGCGGTCGCACGATGCGAACAGGACACCGCCCGCGACACCTCGCCCGTGTCAGCACCGCACCCCGGAGGATCCGCCGTGACCGTCAGCCTCGATCAGCTGCGCCGTTGCCATGTCGCCGTCGACCTGGGCGCCGCCCGCACCCGGGTCTTCGTCAAGGGGGCCGGGCTCGTCGTCGACGAGCCGAGCGTCGCCGCCGTCAACACCCGTACCGGAGCGCTGATCGCGGTCGGCGCGCTCGCCGAGAAGATGACCGGCCGCACCCCGGACTACATCCGGGTCGTGCGCCCGGTCTCCGGCGGCACGGTCGTCGACATCGAGATGGCGCAGCGGATGCTCCGTCACCTCCTCGGCGAGAAGCTGCGCCGCCAGCTCCGCCGCAAGCCCCGGCTGCGCGCCGCCGCCTGCACCCCGCACGACAGCGACCCGCTCGCCCAGCGGGCGGCCGTGGAGACCCTGGTGGGGCTCGGGGCGCGCCGGGTCGAGCTGGTCGACACGCTGATCGCGGCGGCCGTCGGCTGCGGTCTGCCGGTGGAGCAGCCCACCGCGACCATGATCATGGTGTGCGGGGCGGCGACGACCCAGGTGGCGGTGCTCTCGCTCGGCGCGATCGTGACGGCCGAGCGGATCCCGGTCGGCGGTGACGCCATCGACCACGCGATCATCCAGCACCTGCGCCACCACCACGAGCTGATGCTGCCGAGCCAGTCGGTGCGCCCGCTCCAGCTCGCGCTGAGCGGCAACGGCCTGACGCCGCACGGCCCGGCGTCCACCGAGATCCACGGCCGGGACGTGGCCACCGGGCTGGCCCGCTCGGTGACCGTCGACACGGCGGCCGTGCGGGAGGCGATCCACACCCCGCTGACGGCGGTGCTCGACGGCATCGGGAAGGTGCTGCGGGACTGCCCGCCGGACCTGGTGGCCGACCTCGCCGACCGCGGGATCATGATGGTCGGCGGCAGCGCGCTGCTGCCGGGTCTGGACCAGATGCTGCGGGACGCCACCGGCATGCCGGTGCACATCGCCGAACGGCCGGACGTGTGCGCCGTGCTGGGTCTCGGCGCGATGCTGGAGGGCAAGGTCCAGCCGATGGTCCTCGACCCGCTGGGCGACCACCGCGGCCTGGCCGACGACGACGGCCGGGACCGTGGCCGGGACCGGGACCGCGCCTTCGCGGACGATCTGACGGAGTGACCAATCCCGACATCGCCCGATTCGTATGCCGATGAGACCATGGTGATCATGGACGAGGACGTGGAGCGGGAGCAGGCCCGCCTGCCCATGCTGCTCGAAGCCGTCCTCGGCGTCGGCACGGACCTCGAACTCCGCGCCACCCTCCAGCACCTGGTGGACTCGGCGACGGAGCTGGTCGGGGCCCACCAGGGGGCGCTGCGGGTCGTGGACCCCGAGCGCCCCCGGCTCACCGGGCTGTTCACCACCGGGATGACCGACGAGGAGCGGGCCCGCGCGGGACGGCTCCCCGGCGGGCCGTCCGGGGAGCTCGGCGTGCCGATCCGGGTGTACGACCAGGTCTTCGGCCATCTCCACCTCTCCGGGAAGCCGGGCGGCTTCACCGAGGAGGACCTGGCCCTGCTGCGGGTCCTCGCCGCCCAGGCAGGCATCGCGATCGGCAACGCCCGGCTCTACGAGACGGCCCGGCAGCGCGAGCGGTGGATCGAGGGCGCGGCGGCCGTTACGACGGCGCTGCTCACCGGCGAGTCCGCCGAGGACGCCCTGATGACCGTCGCCGAGCAGGCCCGGATCCTCGCCGGGGCGGCCGCCGGGGTGATCCTCCAGCCCACCCCCGAGGGCGGGATGGAGATCGTCACGGCCTCCACCTCGGAGGACCCCGGCGATCTGGTCGGCACCACGATCCGGCCCGGCTCCGCGGTGCTCGTGCAGCTCCTGGGCGGGGAGCCGGTGTTCGTCGAGGACTCGTCGACCGACCCGCGCATGACGACGCCGGTCCGGTCGCGGTTCGGGCCGTCGATGATGCTGCCGCTGCGCAGCGGCGGGAAGCTGATCGGCACCCTGGCCCTCCCCCGGCGCCGGGGCGACGAGCCGTACTCGGCGGTGGACCGGCTGCTCGCCTCGCAGTTCGCCTCGCAGGCGGCGCTGGCGCTGGTCCTGGCGGACGCGCAGCACGACCGGGAGCGGCTCGCGGTCTTCGAGGACCGCGACCGGATCGCCCGTGACCTGCACGACCTCGTCGTCCAGCGGCTGTTCGCCACCGAGATGATGCTGGAGTCGACCCGCCGCCGCGCCGGCGAGGGGTCCGAGGAGGACGAGCTGCTCGGGAGGGCGGTGGACGAGCTGGACTCGACGATCCAGGAGGTGCGGACGACGATCTTCGCCCTCCAGCAGCCGCCGGCGGAGGCCCCGACGACCTTCCGGGGGCGGGTGCTGCGCGAGACCGGCGGGGCGGGGGTGCTGCTGGGCTTCCAGCCGTCGGTGCGGTTCACCGGCGCGGTGGACACGCTGGTGGACGAGCCGGAGGCGGGCAAGCTGCTGGCCGCGCTGCGCGGGGCGCTCGCGGCGGCGCACCGGCGGCCGGGGGTCGGTCGGATCCAGGTGGACGTGGGCGTCGGCGAGGAGGGCGCCTGGCTGCGCGTCGAGGACGACGGCACCCCGCCGACGACGGTGACCTTCCCGTAGCGGTGCCCCGGACGGAGCAGTCCGGCGCGCCGGGCCGCGGCACCGGATCTTGACTGAGGGGGTGAACTCCGACGCCAAGCCCCCGACCGCTGCGGCCTACCGCAACCTGGTGATGGCCACCATCGGCTTCACGCTCACCTTCTGGGCGTGGGACCTGATCGCCCCCCTCGGCAGCTGGTACGGCGAGCGCCTGGGCCTCAGCTCGTTCCAGCAGTCCTTCCTCGTCGCCGTGCCGGTGCTCGTCGGCTCGCTGGGCCGCATCCCGGCCGGCGCGCTGACCGACAAGTACGGCGCGAAGCTGATGTTCCCCCTGGTCTCCGCGCTGACGATCATCCCGGTGCTGCTGCTGATCGTGGTGAAGGACTCGTACGGCCTGATGATCGTGGTCGGTTTCCTCCTGGGGCTCGGCGGCACGACCTTCGCGATCGGCATCCCGCTGGTCAACTCCTGGTTCCCGCCGGAGAAGCGGGGTCTGGCGCTCGGCGTCTTCGGCATGGGCATGGGCGGTGTGGCGCTCTCCGGCTACTTCACGCCGCGGATCGCGAAGCACGGCGAGAACCTGCCGTTCGTCGTGGTGGCGATCGCGCTCGCCGTCTACGCGGTGCTCGCCGCCGTCCTCATCACGGACCGGCCCGACCGGCCCGTGCCGACGGCCTCGCTGGCGAGCCGGCTGGGCTCGGCCGGCCGGCTGCGGGTGACGTGGGAGCTGTCGGCGCTGTACGCGATCGGTTTCGGCGGCATCGTGGCCTTCGGCGTGTACCTGCCGACGTACCTGAAGACCTGGTACGAGCTGGACCCGACCGACGCGGGCACCAAGGCGGCCGGGTTCGCGCTGGTCACGGTGGTCTTCCGGCCGATCGGCGGCTGGCTCTCGGACCGCGTGCACCCGGCGGTCGTCACCGCGTGGGCGCTCGGCGTCGTCGCCCTCTTCGCGATCGTCCAGGCGTTCGACCCGAAGCTGAACCCGGGCGGCACGATCGCCCTGCTGGTGATGGCGGCCGGTCTGGGCACCGCGAGCGGCTCGGTCTTCGCGCTGGTCTCGCAGGTCACCCCGCAGGCCAAGGTGGGCTCGGTGACCGGCATCGTCGGCGCGATGGGCGGCCTCGGCGGCTTCGTCCCGCCGCTGGTCATGGGCGCGATCTACAGCGCCAAGGACTCGTACTCGATCGGCTTCATGCTCCTGTCCGACCTGGCGCTCGCCGGCTGTGTGTACGCGTACGGGCGGATGCGCGGGCTGCGGCCGGACGGCGAGGCGGCGGACGCCGGAGCGGCGAAGGTGACCGCCGGCGGCCGCTGAC
The Streptomyces roseofulvus genome window above contains:
- a CDS encoding GAF domain-containing protein, with protein sequence MVIMDEDVEREQARLPMLLEAVLGVGTDLELRATLQHLVDSATELVGAHQGALRVVDPERPRLTGLFTTGMTDEERARAGRLPGGPSGELGVPIRVYDQVFGHLHLSGKPGGFTEEDLALLRVLAAQAGIAIGNARLYETARQRERWIEGAAAVTTALLTGESAEDALMTVAEQARILAGAAAGVILQPTPEGGMEIVTASTSEDPGDLVGTTIRPGSAVLVQLLGGEPVFVEDSSTDPRMTTPVRSRFGPSMMLPLRSGGKLIGTLALPRRRGDEPYSAVDRLLASQFASQAALALVLADAQHDRERLAVFEDRDRIARDLHDLVVQRLFATEMMLESTRRRAGEGSEEDELLGRAVDELDSTIQEVRTTIFALQQPPAEAPTTFRGRVLRETGGAGVLLGFQPSVRFTGAVDTLVDEPEAGKLLAALRGALAAAHRRPGVGRIQVDVGVGEEGAWLRVEDDGTPPTTVTFP
- a CDS encoding MFS transporter, whose protein sequence is MATIGFTLTFWAWDLIAPLGSWYGERLGLSSFQQSFLVAVPVLVGSLGRIPAGALTDKYGAKLMFPLVSALTIIPVLLLIVVKDSYGLMIVVGFLLGLGGTTFAIGIPLVNSWFPPEKRGLALGVFGMGMGGVALSGYFTPRIAKHGENLPFVVVAIALAVYAVLAAVLITDRPDRPVPTASLASRLGSAGRLRVTWELSALYAIGFGGIVAFGVYLPTYLKTWYELDPTDAGTKAAGFALVTVVFRPIGGWLSDRVHPAVVTAWALGVVALFAIVQAFDPKLNPGGTIALLVMAAGLGTASGSVFALVSQVTPQAKVGSVTGIVGAMGGLGGFVPPLVMGAIYSAKDSYSIGFMLLSDLALAGCVYAYGRMRGLRPDGEAADAGAAKVTAGGR